Proteins encoded by one window of Syntrophorhabdaceae bacterium:
- a CDS encoding epoxyqueuosine reductase QueH has product MEIKDKKVLLHICCAPCSIHTLKELRKEGAEVSGYFYNPNIHPYTEFLKRLETLDNYAGIALLPLSVNTSYDLETFLRGALEYGKDRCLFCYRMRLEETFRKGIETGAGAITTTLLYSKYQRHDDIKTIGEELSNTYGIP; this is encoded by the coding sequence ATGGAAATAAAGGATAAAAAGGTTTTGTTGCATATCTGCTGCGCCCCTTGCAGCATACACACATTAAAAGAATTGAGGAAGGAGGGCGCGGAGGTATCCGGATATTTTTACAACCCCAATATCCACCCATACACGGAATTCCTGAAAAGGCTGGAGACCCTTGATAACTATGCCGGGATAGCGCTCCTGCCGCTTTCCGTTAACACATCGTACGACCTCGAAACATTTCTCAGGGGCGCCCTCGAATACGGCAAGGACCGGTGCCTCTTCTGTTACAGGATGAGATTGGAGGAGACCTTTCGGAAGGGTATCGAAACCGGCGCCGGGGCGATCACAACAACCCTTCTTTACAGCAAATACCAGAGGCACGACGACATAAAGACCATCGGTGAAGAACTGAGCAACACATATGGCATACCCTT